A single Triticum dicoccoides isolate Atlit2015 ecotype Zavitan chromosome 2A, WEW_v2.0, whole genome shotgun sequence DNA region contains:
- the LOC119352635 gene encoding G patch domain-containing protein 8-like, producing MENRSYYGGIGSGSGSKNPPPSGKEAGDEEYGGGYDRLDEEVEFRLPRGHRPVENLDTEGLEQASVDTQLAASNVGFRLLQKMGWKSGKGLGKNEQGILEPIKAGIRDAKLGVGKQEQDDFFTAEDNVQRKRLNVELEETEEHIKKREVTAEREQKIRSEVKEIQKTFFCSLCNKQYKLAYEFESHLSSYDHNHRKRFKEMKEMQSSNSGNRDDRQKREQQREEKELAKFAQLADAHRKQQKEKQEQPDISGEQATPKNLPTPGNQDQRRTLKFGFSKMTPSKAPVGNMSKKPKIATKVPSVFGNDSDEEA from the exons ATG GAGAATCGGTCTTACTACGGCGgcatcggcagcggcagcggcagcaagaACCCACCGCCGTCTGGGAAGGAGGCGGGGGATGAGGAGTACGGGGGAGGGTACGACCGGCTGGACGAGGAGGTGGAGTTCCGGCTGCCGAGGGGGCACCGGCCGGTGGAGAACCTGGACACGGAGGGGCTGGAGCAGGCCTCCGTCGACACGCAGCTCGCCGCCTCCAACGTCGGCTTCAGGCTGCTGCAGAAGATGGGATGGAAGTCCGGCAAGGGCCTCGGCAAGAACGAGCAAG GTATACTAGAGCCCATAAAAGCCGGTATCAGGGATGCAAAATTAGGAGTGGGGAAGCAAGAGCAGGATGACTTCTTCACAGCTGAGGacaatgtacaaagaaagagattaAATGTTGAACTTGAGGAGACTGAAGAGCATATTAAGAAGCGTGAG GTCACAGCAGAACGTGAGCAGAAAATCCGCAGTGAGGTTAAGGAGATACAGAAGACGTTCTTTTGCAGCCTCTGCAATAAGCAATACAAGCTGGCATATGAATTTGAGAGTCATCTAAGCTCATATGACCATAATCATAGGAAG AGGTTCAAGGAAATGAAAGAGATGCAAAGCAGCAACAGTGGCAACCGTGATGATAGGCAGAAACGTGAGCAGCAGCGAGAAGAGAAGGAGCTGGCAAAATTTGCCCAACT GGCAGATGCTCATAGAAAGCAGCAGAAAGAGAAGCAAGAACAGCCAGATATCTCAGGAGAGCAAGCTACGCCAAAGAACTTGCCGACCCCGGGCAATCAGGATCAGCGTCGAACATTGAAGTTTGGCTTCTCCAAAATGACCCCTTCCAAG GCACCTGTTGGAAACATGAGCAAGAAGCCAAAGATTGCCACGAAAGTCCCTTCCGTCTTCGGAAACGACAGCGATGAGGAGGCATGA
- the LOC119352638 gene encoding tRNA (adenine(58)-N(1))-methyltransferase non-catalytic subunit trm6-like isoform X2, with protein MAQPPPPTPTAVMPREAWEGCSVLLDINDGDRLAFFRLTPGATVKIGDKSCSLQPLLGRPFGSLFRVGPDGLLPCQDDKPRDGGDAEGQPQDETRDNRSLVDNNTAQTLSSKDIEAMKREGASGDAIVEALIANSSTFGNKTVFSQEKYKLKKQKKYAPKVLLRRPSTRSICETYFKKYPARIGFMQVDTLSLLLSMANVGAYSDVLAVDMVGGLVVGAVAERLGGTGYVCSTYLGSGPSSIDIIRMYNLNSEMTSRIFQAPLSDLCSLKSSGNAPGSVQGDAVEPSAVPDESLQSSLEKPSDTEVSDGNAQSTTAQPIVIEAPEPATDEHLNQGDISMPDCKGNNGNSIAPKAPRARKAPSQERMKYWGEHGFSSLIVAAPGHEVESVVADLLPLLSYSAPFAIYHQYLQPLATCMHSLQVSKMAIGLQITEPWLREYQVLPSRSHPHMQMNAFGGYILSGIRVHKPNPSGARVQEKSSGATESMIVSL; from the exons AtggcgcagccgccgccgccgacgccgacggCGGTGATGCCGCGGGAGGCGTGGGAGGGCTGCAGCGTGCTCCTCGACATCAACGACGGCGACCGCCTCGCCTTCTTCCGCCTCACCCCCGGCGC GACGGTGAAGATAGGGGACAAGAGCTGCTCGCTGCAGCCGCTGCTCGGCCGCCCCTTCGGCTCCCTCTTCCGCGTCggccccgacggcctcctcccctgccAAG ATGATAAGCCGAGAGACGGCGGCGACGCCGAGGGCCAGCCGCAGGACGAGACCAGGGACAATAGGTCCCTGGTCGACAATAACACCGCACAGACTCTGTCCAGCAAGGACATCGAGGCAATGAAGCG GGAGGGTGCGAGCGGCGATGCGATCGTGGAGGCTTTGATAGCGAACAGCTCCACATTTGGAAATAAGACTGTGTTCTCACAA GAGAAATACAAGCTCAAGAAACAAAAGAAATATGCGCCTAAAGTTCTTTTGCGACGCCCCTCCACCAGAAG CATTTGTGAgacatatttcaagaagtatccagCTCGAATAGG GTTTATGCAAGTTGATACACTCTCCCTCTTGTTGTCAATGGCAAATGTTGGTGCATATTCAGATGTGCTTGCCGTTGATATGGTTGGGGGTTTAGTTGTTGGAGCTGTAGCTGAACGCTTAGGAG GTACAGGATATGTTTGTAGCACATATCTTGGATCAGGGCCCAGCTCTATAGACATAATAAGAATGTATAATTTGAACAGCGAGATGACCAGCAG GATTTTCCAGGCACCACTTAGCGACTTGTGCTCCTTGAAAAGTTCTGGCAATGCTCCTGGTAGCGTTCAAGGTGATGCGGTCGAACCTAGTGCAGTACCAGACGAGAGTCTTCAGTCATCCCTGGAAAAACCATCTGATACAGAAGTATCAGATGGGAATGCGCAGTCAACGACAGCGCAGCCAATTGTTATAGAGGCCCCTGAGCCTGCAACGGATGAGCACCTTAATCAAG GTGACATTTCTATGCCGG ATTGCAAaggaaataatggcaattcaatagCTCCCAAAGCACCGAGAGCAAGAAAAGCACCCTCACAGGAGAGGATGAAATATTGGGGAGAACATGGCTTTAGCAG TTTGATTGTTGCTGCTCCGGGGCACGAGGTGGAGAGTGTGGTTGCTGATTTGCTTCCACTGTTGTCTTATTCGGCCCCATTTGCTATTTATCACCAGTATCTTCAG CCTCTTGCGACTTGCATGCATAGTTTGCAAGTATCGAAAATGGCTATTGGGTTACAGATAACTGAACCCTGGCTTCGAGAGTATCAG GTCCTTCCATCGCGCAGCCACCCACACATGCAGATGAACGCGTTTGGTGGGTATATCTTGAGCGGCATCCGGGTACACAAGCCAAACCCGTCGGGAGCACGAGTGCAAGAGAAGTCATCTGGTGCAACGGAGAGCATGATTGTCTCGTTGTAA
- the LOC119352638 gene encoding tRNA (adenine(58)-N(1))-methyltransferase non-catalytic subunit TRM6-like isoform X1, which translates to MAQPPPPTPTAVMPREAWEGCSVLLDINDGDRLAFFRLTPGATVKIGDKSCSLQPLLGRPFGSLFRVGPDGLLPCQDDKPRDGGDAEGQPQDETRDNRSLVDNNTAQTLSSKDIEAMKREGASGDAIVEALIANSSTFGNKTVFSQEKYKLKKQKKYAPKVLLRRPSTRSICETYFKKYPARIGFMQVDTLSLLLSMANVGAYSDVLAVDMVGGLVVGAVAERLGGTGYVCSTYLGSGPSSIDIIRMYNLNSEMTSRIFQAPLSDLCSLKSSGNAPGSVQGDAVEPSAVPDESLQSSLEKPSDTEVSDGNAQSTTAQPIVIEAPEPATDEHLNQGDIPIDIEAPEPADEHLNQGDISMPDCKGNNGNSIAPKAPRARKAPSQERMKYWGEHGFSSLIVAAPGHEVESVVADLLPLLSYSAPFAIYHQYLQPLATCMHSLQVSKMAIGLQITEPWLREYQVLPSRSHPHMQMNAFGGYILSGIRVHKPNPSGARVQEKSSGATESMIVSL; encoded by the exons AtggcgcagccgccgccgccgacgccgacggCGGTGATGCCGCGGGAGGCGTGGGAGGGCTGCAGCGTGCTCCTCGACATCAACGACGGCGACCGCCTCGCCTTCTTCCGCCTCACCCCCGGCGC GACGGTGAAGATAGGGGACAAGAGCTGCTCGCTGCAGCCGCTGCTCGGCCGCCCCTTCGGCTCCCTCTTCCGCGTCggccccgacggcctcctcccctgccAAG ATGATAAGCCGAGAGACGGCGGCGACGCCGAGGGCCAGCCGCAGGACGAGACCAGGGACAATAGGTCCCTGGTCGACAATAACACCGCACAGACTCTGTCCAGCAAGGACATCGAGGCAATGAAGCG GGAGGGTGCGAGCGGCGATGCGATCGTGGAGGCTTTGATAGCGAACAGCTCCACATTTGGAAATAAGACTGTGTTCTCACAA GAGAAATACAAGCTCAAGAAACAAAAGAAATATGCGCCTAAAGTTCTTTTGCGACGCCCCTCCACCAGAAG CATTTGTGAgacatatttcaagaagtatccagCTCGAATAGG GTTTATGCAAGTTGATACACTCTCCCTCTTGTTGTCAATGGCAAATGTTGGTGCATATTCAGATGTGCTTGCCGTTGATATGGTTGGGGGTTTAGTTGTTGGAGCTGTAGCTGAACGCTTAGGAG GTACAGGATATGTTTGTAGCACATATCTTGGATCAGGGCCCAGCTCTATAGACATAATAAGAATGTATAATTTGAACAGCGAGATGACCAGCAG GATTTTCCAGGCACCACTTAGCGACTTGTGCTCCTTGAAAAGTTCTGGCAATGCTCCTGGTAGCGTTCAAGGTGATGCGGTCGAACCTAGTGCAGTACCAGACGAGAGTCTTCAGTCATCCCTGGAAAAACCATCTGATACAGAAGTATCAGATGGGAATGCGCAGTCAACGACAGCGCAGCCAATTGTTATAGAGGCCCCTGAGCCTGCAACGGATGAGCACCTTAATCAAGGTGACATTCCAATTGATATAGAGGCCCCTGAGCCTGCGGATGAGCACCTTAATCAAGGTGACATTTCTATGCCGG ATTGCAAaggaaataatggcaattcaatagCTCCCAAAGCACCGAGAGCAAGAAAAGCACCCTCACAGGAGAGGATGAAATATTGGGGAGAACATGGCTTTAGCAG TTTGATTGTTGCTGCTCCGGGGCACGAGGTGGAGAGTGTGGTTGCTGATTTGCTTCCACTGTTGTCTTATTCGGCCCCATTTGCTATTTATCACCAGTATCTTCAG CCTCTTGCGACTTGCATGCATAGTTTGCAAGTATCGAAAATGGCTATTGGGTTACAGATAACTGAACCCTGGCTTCGAGAGTATCAG GTCCTTCCATCGCGCAGCCACCCACACATGCAGATGAACGCGTTTGGTGGGTATATCTTGAGCGGCATCCGGGTACACAAGCCAAACCCGTCGGGAGCACGAGTGCAAGAGAAGTCATCTGGTGCAACGGAGAGCATGATTGTCTCGTTGTAA